In Haloarcula halophila, a single window of DNA contains:
- a CDS encoding xanthine dehydrogenase family protein molybdopterin-binding subunit, which produces MSRSEAAPDEMQDEPDEETFVGTGLNRVEDHRILTGRAEYVHDITPEACLSMGLLRTTHAHADIVDIDTSAAEDHPDCDLVLTGEDIAAEYNPMPCGLDSMSEWALARDTVRFVGEPVALVVADDRYVVEDLIDRIDVEYDTKEAITDPVTARQDETLVHEELGTNVPDKERLTFGDVDEAFEDADNVIEDQYSWGRISGVPLETAGVVAEYDEEADSFDIDCNIQLHTLVDDTIYEPLGYDPDDVRLNVPPDVGGSYGTKIAIHRYCTLAAMASQQLDGRPVKYVEDRIENLQGGDMHCSDREYMMRLAYDDDGTIQGLDVNFVDDFGAYPHYPVNQALKPLSVVTNAYNIEPVRYNYELVLTNKTAQTAYRGFGVDPHLYALESVVDDAAYDLGMDPYEFRQQNLIQPEQMPYKLPSKNIYDSGDFPEALARIKELIEEEERTEGGLLDPETVELQREDGKYRGVSYTVHIEPGVSGADWTDRQRSDRDALADREMDDVDELPEHLRCEIEADGTVRTYLATDSSGQGHQTIVKQLLADQLEILPSDIEVDYLDSVEAPTEYGSAASRMAVMLSGATEGLGETVVDNLERLAARHWDVDQEAVLYRDGGVERADGTERLSRADLVEIDGETDGDRLTYAEYDYEFPVLDVEEFGEALTQKYPVYPTAAFAANAPIVEVDIETGEIEVLKFYSLRDCGTQLNPTIVEGQAHGGLAQGIGAALLEEFSYDQSGQPQAVTLFDYLLPSTKNIPEMHLEHTETPSPFTTTGAKGTGEGGMIDGPASIATAINRALEPFDITADRIPVTPDRIRKKLREE; this is translated from the coding sequence ATGTCGCGGTCCGAAGCCGCCCCGGACGAGATGCAGGACGAACCGGACGAGGAGACGTTCGTCGGGACGGGACTCAACCGGGTCGAGGACCACCGGATCCTGACCGGTCGCGCGGAGTACGTCCACGACATCACTCCGGAGGCCTGCCTGAGCATGGGCCTGCTCCGGACGACACACGCCCACGCCGATATCGTCGACATCGATACCAGCGCCGCCGAAGACCACCCCGACTGTGACCTCGTCCTGACCGGCGAGGACATCGCCGCTGAGTACAACCCGATGCCGTGTGGCCTCGATAGCATGTCCGAGTGGGCGCTTGCCCGCGATACGGTCCGGTTCGTCGGCGAGCCGGTCGCACTGGTCGTGGCCGACGACCGCTACGTGGTCGAGGACCTCATCGACCGCATCGACGTCGAATACGACACCAAGGAGGCGATCACGGACCCCGTCACGGCCAGACAGGACGAGACACTCGTCCACGAAGAGCTGGGGACGAACGTCCCCGATAAGGAGCGGCTGACCTTCGGTGACGTGGACGAAGCCTTCGAGGACGCGGACAACGTCATCGAGGACCAGTACTCGTGGGGTCGTATCTCGGGGGTCCCACTGGAGACCGCGGGCGTCGTGGCCGAGTACGACGAGGAGGCCGACAGTTTCGATATCGACTGTAACATCCAGCTCCACACGCTGGTCGACGACACCATCTACGAACCGCTCGGCTACGACCCCGACGACGTCAGGCTCAACGTCCCGCCGGACGTCGGGGGGAGCTACGGGACGAAGATCGCGATCCACCGCTACTGTACGCTCGCGGCGATGGCCAGCCAGCAACTCGACGGACGCCCGGTCAAATACGTCGAGGACCGGATCGAAAACCTCCAGGGCGGAGATATGCACTGCTCCGACCGGGAGTACATGATGCGGCTTGCGTACGACGACGACGGGACCATCCAGGGTCTCGACGTGAACTTCGTCGACGACTTCGGAGCGTACCCCCACTACCCGGTCAATCAGGCGCTCAAACCGCTCTCGGTCGTCACCAACGCCTACAACATCGAACCCGTCCGGTACAACTACGAACTCGTCCTCACGAACAAGACCGCCCAGACTGCCTACCGCGGGTTCGGCGTCGACCCGCACCTCTACGCGCTGGAGTCCGTCGTCGACGACGCCGCCTACGATCTCGGGATGGACCCTTACGAGTTCCGACAGCAGAACCTCATCCAGCCCGAGCAGATGCCGTACAAGCTCCCCTCGAAGAACATCTACGACTCTGGTGATTTCCCCGAGGCGCTCGCACGGATCAAGGAACTCATCGAAGAGGAGGAACGGACAGAGGGCGGGCTCCTTGACCCGGAGACCGTCGAACTGCAACGCGAGGACGGGAAGTACCGCGGCGTCAGCTACACCGTCCACATCGAACCCGGAGTCAGCGGGGCCGACTGGACGGACCGACAACGGTCCGACCGGGACGCACTCGCCGACCGTGAGATGGACGACGTCGACGAACTGCCCGAACACCTCCGCTGTGAGATCGAGGCCGACGGGACCGTCCGCACCTACCTGGCGACCGACTCGTCGGGTCAGGGCCACCAGACCATCGTCAAACAGCTCCTAGCCGACCAGCTCGAGATCCTGCCGAGCGACATCGAGGTCGACTACCTCGACAGCGTCGAGGCACCGACGGAGTACGGCAGTGCCGCGTCCCGGATGGCTGTCATGCTCTCCGGCGCGACGGAAGGGCTCGGTGAGACGGTCGTCGACAACCTCGAACGGCTCGCCGCCCGGCACTGGGACGTCGACCAGGAGGCGGTCCTCTACCGTGACGGCGGCGTCGAACGTGCGGACGGAACCGAGCGGCTCAGCCGTGCCGACCTCGTCGAGATCGATGGGGAAACCGACGGCGACCGGCTGACCTACGCCGAGTACGACTACGAGTTCCCGGTGTTGGACGTCGAGGAGTTCGGGGAAGCGCTCACGCAGAAGTATCCGGTCTACCCGACGGCGGCCTTCGCTGCCAACGCCCCCATCGTGGAAGTCGACATCGAAACCGGCGAGATAGAAGTGCTCAAGTTCTACTCGCTGCGGGACTGTGGCACACAGCTCAACCCGACGATCGTCGAGGGCCAGGCCCACGGCGGGTTGGCCCAGGGGATCGGCGCGGCGTTGCTCGAAGAGTTTTCCTACGACCAGTCCGGGCAACCACAGGCCGTCACGCTCTTCGACTACCTGTTGCCGTCGACGAAGAACATCCCCGAGATGCACCTCGAACACACGGAGACGCCGTCGCCGTTCACGACGACCGGCGCGAAAGGGACGGGTGAAGGGGGAATGATCGACGGCCCCGCGAGTATCGCCACGGCGATCAACCGCGCACTGGAGCCGTTCGACATAACCGCTGACCGCATCCCCGTGACACCCGACCGAATCCGGAAGAAGCTCCGCGAGGAGTGA
- a CDS encoding Zn-dependent hydrolase, giving the protein MEINQQRLRSDIESNAEFGAVPTEEGRGRTVLTGSEADRRAREFLCERLRDAGLTISIDGVGNIVGRWTAESADPGAAPVATGSHLDSVPEGGIFDGPLGVYAGLESVRTMQDAGIEPARPIEVVCFTEEEGQRFDGGLIGSAVAAGDMSLDEALAIEDADGVPLGDALADIGYRGEGRVDAGAWDAWIELHIEQSERLVTENAAAGVVTSIVGLSRCQVEITGEADHAGSTLMRDRADALTAASEFVLDVETVTTERCDASETAVATVGKLDVSPNAPNVIPGTVSLTLDVRDVEYDSIDHIIDEARERLGAIEDERPVRTSIERPWDRSPIEMSARCRDALHAAGERANLRTLDLHSGAAHDTMHVANVTDAALLFAPSHDGISHNPLEWTDWDDCADATRVLAGALAELAEA; this is encoded by the coding sequence ATGGAAATCAATCAGCAACGGCTCCGCAGTGATATCGAGTCGAACGCGGAGTTCGGTGCCGTCCCCACCGAGGAGGGCCGCGGACGGACGGTTCTCACGGGGAGCGAGGCGGACCGACGAGCGCGGGAGTTCCTCTGTGAGCGGCTCCGTGACGCCGGCCTCACGATATCGATCGACGGGGTCGGGAACATCGTCGGCCGGTGGACAGCCGAGAGCGCCGACCCGGGCGCCGCTCCCGTCGCGACCGGGAGCCATCTGGACTCCGTTCCGGAAGGCGGTATCTTCGACGGCCCGCTGGGGGTCTACGCCGGCCTGGAGAGCGTCCGCACGATGCAGGACGCCGGGATCGAACCCGCCCGCCCGATCGAGGTCGTCTGCTTCACCGAGGAGGAGGGCCAACGCTTCGACGGCGGGCTCATCGGGTCGGCGGTCGCGGCGGGGGACATGAGCCTTGATGAAGCGCTGGCTATCGAGGACGCGGACGGCGTCCCGCTCGGGGATGCGCTGGCGGATATCGGCTACCGCGGCGAGGGACGGGTCGACGCCGGTGCGTGGGACGCGTGGATCGAACTCCACATCGAACAGTCCGAACGGCTCGTGACCGAGAACGCGGCTGCGGGTGTCGTCACGAGTATCGTCGGGCTCTCGCGGTGTCAGGTCGAGATCACCGGCGAGGCCGACCACGCAGGCTCGACGCTCATGCGTGACCGCGCCGACGCATTGACAGCCGCCAGCGAGTTCGTTCTCGACGTCGAAACGGTGACGACCGAGCGCTGTGATGCCTCCGAGACTGCCGTCGCGACCGTCGGAAAACTCGACGTCTCTCCGAACGCCCCGAACGTCATTCCCGGAACCGTCTCGCTGACCCTCGACGTCCGTGACGTCGAGTACGACTCCATCGATCACATCATCGACGAAGCGAGGGAGCGTCTCGGTGCCATCGAGGACGAGCGACCCGTCCGTACGTCGATCGAACGACCGTGGGACCGCAGCCCGATCGAGATGAGTGCCCGCTGTCGGGACGCGCTTCACGCCGCCGGTGAACGTGCGAACCTTCGGACGCTCGATCTGCATTCCGGCGCGGCACACGACACGATGCACGTCGCGAACGTGACCGACGCGGCACTGCTGTTCGCACCCTCCCACGACGGGATCTCACACAACCCTCTGGAGTGGACCGACTGGGACGACTGTGCGGACGCGACGCGGGTTCTGGCGGGTGCGCTCGCCGAGCTAGCCGAGGCGTAG
- a CDS encoding FAD binding domain-containing protein — protein MKPSAFEYHRPETVEEAVTLLADLSEAELMAGNQSLSIVMANRLANPDHIIDINAIDELSHIDATGDAVDVGALTRHRDIEHSDVLTEEYAVLSESAGQIAGPTVRNRGTIGGSIGEADPAGNYPCVLVAMGGELELASTDGRRTVDADDYFIAYMMTDIEEDELITAARFPSDPFPAARTGMTFLGQKRAAQTWPTLSVAGAVRVDDPDAAEPAVEEARIGLANAADVPLRIEAVEAAVEGEPLVDATVENAGEIAYERVSPAAEMHADETYKRELAREYTKRALRTAYDRAIA, from the coding sequence ATGAAACCCTCAGCGTTCGAGTACCACCGCCCTGAAACCGTCGAGGAGGCGGTGACGTTGCTGGCCGACCTCTCCGAGGCGGAACTGATGGCGGGAAACCAGTCGCTGAGTATCGTGATGGCCAATCGCCTCGCCAACCCGGACCACATCATCGACATCAACGCTATCGACGAACTCTCTCACATCGACGCGACCGGTGACGCCGTGGACGTCGGCGCACTCACCCGCCACCGCGATATCGAGCACTCGGACGTGTTGACCGAAGAGTACGCGGTGTTGTCCGAGTCGGCGGGACAGATCGCCGGGCCGACTGTCCGGAACCGCGGTACCATCGGTGGGAGTATCGGCGAGGCCGATCCCGCCGGCAACTACCCCTGTGTCCTCGTCGCGATGGGTGGTGAACTGGAACTGGCGTCGACGGACGGCCGGCGCACGGTCGACGCGGACGACTACTTCATCGCCTACATGATGACCGACATCGAGGAGGACGAACTCATCACCGCCGCCCGGTTCCCCTCCGATCCGTTCCCGGCCGCCCGAACCGGGATGACCTTCCTCGGGCAGAAACGGGCGGCACAGACGTGGCCGACGCTCAGCGTCGCGGGCGCGGTTCGCGTCGACGACCCCGACGCTGCCGAACCAGCCGTCGAGGAGGCCCGCATCGGGCTGGCAAACGCCGCGGACGTTCCGCTGCGGATCGAAGCCGTCGAGGCAGCGGTCGAGGGCGAACCGCTCGTCGACGCGACGGTCGAAAACGCCGGCGAGATCGCCTACGAGCGGGTCAGTCCGGCGGCCGAGATGCACGCGGACGAGACGTACAAGCGGGAACTGGCCCGCGAGTACACCAAGCGTGCGCTCCGGACCGCCTACGACCGAGCGATCGCCTGA
- a CDS encoding ABC transporter permease codes for MSMYNYVARRIGFMTVTLFLVTLIAFGITNILPGDVALLILGPNANAESIAALQAQLGLDRPLYIQYIDWLVGLLQGDMGESLRFGDPVVGLIAERLPRSLLLAVTATLVAVTLSIPLGVYAAINQNEAPDVSASMFAFVGISLPIFLWGLVFILIFAVWLNLFPTNGYVSPGEDLLASLHRLVLPAGAMGFALTAYIMRMTRSSMLEVLSEEYINLARAKGMSQRVVVLRHALRNAIIPVITVIAFQFSYAFGGVVVLEEVFLWPGIGRLTLTAIQSRDIPLIQGCIIVVALIYMLSNFAADLLYAYFDPRIRYGGEN; via the coding sequence ATGTCGATGTACAACTACGTGGCCCGCCGTATCGGGTTCATGACGGTGACGCTGTTCCTAGTGACGCTTATCGCCTTCGGGATCACCAACATCCTCCCGGGCGACGTCGCGTTGCTCATCCTCGGTCCGAACGCGAACGCGGAGTCGATCGCGGCACTCCAAGCCCAGTTGGGTCTGGACCGCCCGCTGTACATCCAGTATATCGACTGGCTGGTCGGTCTCCTGCAGGGAGATATGGGCGAGTCGCTCCGGTTCGGTGACCCCGTCGTGGGGCTGATCGCCGAGCGACTCCCACGCTCGCTGTTGCTCGCGGTCACCGCGACGCTCGTCGCGGTCACGCTGTCGATCCCGCTGGGCGTCTACGCCGCGATCAATCAGAACGAGGCTCCCGACGTGTCCGCCTCGATGTTCGCGTTCGTCGGCATCTCGCTGCCGATCTTCCTGTGGGGACTCGTGTTCATCCTGATCTTCGCGGTATGGTTGAACCTGTTCCCGACGAACGGCTACGTCTCACCCGGTGAGGACCTCCTGGCGTCGTTACACCGGCTGGTCCTCCCCGCCGGAGCCATGGGCTTTGCGCTGACGGCCTACATCATGCGGATGACCCGGTCGTCGATGCTAGAGGTCCTCAGCGAGGAGTACATCAACCTCGCGCGAGCGAAAGGGATGAGCCAGCGGGTCGTCGTGCTCCGACACGCGCTCAGGAACGCGATTATCCCGGTGATCACGGTCATCGCGTTCCAGTTCAGTTACGCCTTCGGCGGCGTCGTCGTGCTCGAAGAGGTGTTCCTCTGGCCGGGGATCGGCCGGTTGACCCTGACTGCGATCCAGAGCCGCGACATCCCGCTCATCCAGGGTTGTATCATCGTCGTCGCGTTGATCTACATGCTGTCGAACTTCGCTGCCGACCTCCTGTACGCCTACTTCGATCCACGCATCCGCTACGGGGGTGAGAACTGA
- a CDS encoding (2Fe-2S)-binding protein yields MSTDDAAATPDRPTQEVSLTVNGEEVTAEIEPRLKLSDFLRNYVDLNGVRVGCEHGVCGACTVSFDGDLVKSCMMYAVQTDGGEIVTVEGLGEDGSLHPIQEAFHEEHALQCGFCTSGFVMSTRDLLEEDPDPSQEKMESHLSSNICRCTGYQNIYDAVKTAADKMEDED; encoded by the coding sequence ATGAGTACGGATGACGCAGCGGCGACTCCCGACCGCCCAACACAGGAAGTCTCTCTGACGGTCAACGGGGAAGAGGTGACTGCGGAGATCGAGCCGCGCCTGAAGCTCTCCGATTTCCTCCGGAACTACGTGGATCTGAACGGCGTCCGTGTCGGCTGCGAACACGGGGTCTGTGGCGCGTGTACGGTCAGCTTCGACGGCGATCTGGTCAAAAGCTGCATGATGTACGCGGTACAGACCGACGGCGGCGAGATCGTGACGGTCGAGGGGCTCGGCGAGGACGGCTCGCTCCACCCGATCCAGGAAGCGTTCCACGAGGAACACGCCCTCCAGTGTGGGTTCTGTACGAGCGGGTTCGTGATGTCGACCCGTGACCTCCTCGAAGAGGACCCCGACCCCTCACAGGAGAAGATGGAGTCCCATCTCTCCTCGAATATCTGTCGATGCACCGGCTACCAGAACATCTACGACGCCGTCAAAACTGCGGCCGACAAGATGGAGGACGAAGACTGA
- a CDS encoding IclR family transcriptional regulator, which translates to MTNDRTNGSPRTLKTVSRAFDIVRALEELDGAGVTELTEHLDLSKSVVYNYLSTLREEKFVVKEGDTYELSLQFLLVGEYVRYQNVLYQIGKPELEELAEKTGEFAHLATEEHGLGVNLYKVSGEKAVGSEYQVNKLQRADYLHFSATGKAILAHLPRERVEWIIDQYGLPEKTESTITEREALFDDLETIRERGYSLNEEEEITGLQAIGAPVRNRHGRVLGSISVSGPVRRMKQSGYHEQLIEDVVNTANVIEVNINMEETDDEFPTFS; encoded by the coding sequence ATGACGAACGACCGGACAAACGGTTCGCCGCGGACCCTCAAAACAGTGTCCCGTGCGTTCGACATCGTCCGAGCGCTCGAAGAGTTAGACGGCGCCGGCGTCACCGAACTAACCGAACATCTCGACCTCTCGAAGAGCGTCGTGTACAACTACCTCAGTACGCTCCGCGAGGAGAAGTTCGTGGTCAAGGAGGGCGACACGTACGAACTCTCCCTGCAGTTCCTGCTCGTCGGGGAGTACGTTCGATATCAGAACGTGCTCTACCAGATCGGCAAGCCCGAACTGGAGGAACTCGCGGAGAAGACCGGCGAGTTCGCTCACCTGGCGACCGAGGAGCACGGACTCGGTGTCAACCTCTACAAGGTCAGCGGCGAGAAGGCGGTCGGAAGCGAGTATCAGGTGAACAAACTCCAGCGTGCGGATTATCTGCACTTCTCGGCGACCGGAAAGGCCATACTCGCACACCTGCCCCGCGAGCGGGTCGAGTGGATCATCGACCAATACGGGCTCCCGGAGAAGACGGAGTCGACGATCACCGAGCGCGAGGCGCTGTTCGACGACCTGGAAACGATACGTGAACGGGGGTACTCGCTCAACGAGGAAGAGGAGATCACGGGCCTCCAAGCCATCGGCGCACCCGTGCGCAACCGCCACGGCAGAGTTCTCGGGTCGATAAGCGTCTCAGGGCCGGTCAGACGGATGAAACAGTCCGGGTATCACGAGCAACTCATCGAGGACGTAGTGAACACTGCGAACGTCATCGAAGTGAACATCAACATGGAGGAGACCGACGACGAGTTCCCGACGTTCAGTTGA
- a CDS encoding nucleotidyltransferase family protein yields MTGTPTGATDQGTHSTVHGVVLAAGTSSRYGDSNKLLEEVDGEPLVRHAVRTLSASSVDGVTVVVGYEAARVREAVPDLGADIRVNRAFEAGQSTSVAAGVAATRERGDDAVVFALGDMPDVAVQSVETLLRAYRRGDGDALAAAYDGTRGNPVLFDRRFFDALTTIDGDVGGREILLNDPDAAMIETGDPGVLRDIDRPTDLDGRNTDR; encoded by the coding sequence ATGACGGGGACGCCCACAGGAGCGACCGACCAGGGGACTCACTCAACCGTTCACGGTGTCGTCCTCGCGGCAGGGACGAGCAGCCGCTACGGTGACTCGAACAAACTCCTCGAAGAAGTCGACGGCGAGCCGCTCGTAAGACACGCCGTCAGGACGCTCTCTGCATCCTCCGTCGACGGCGTGACCGTCGTCGTCGGCTACGAGGCAGCGCGCGTTCGCGAGGCCGTCCCGGATCTCGGGGCCGATATCCGGGTGAACCGGGCGTTCGAGGCGGGCCAAAGCACGTCGGTGGCCGCAGGGGTAGCAGCCACGCGGGAACGCGGCGACGATGCAGTCGTCTTCGCGCTCGGAGATATGCCCGACGTTGCCGTCCAATCCGTCGAGACGCTGCTTCGGGCCTATCGCCGTGGTGACGGTGACGCGCTCGCGGCCGCGTACGACGGGACACGTGGTAATCCGGTCCTCTTCGATCGCCGGTTCTTCGACGCGCTGACGACCATCGACGGGGACGTCGGCGGTCGGGAGATCCTCCTGAACGATCCGGACGCAGCGATGATCGAAACCGGTGATCCGGGTGTCCTGCGGGACATCGATCGCCCGACGGACCTAGACGGTCGGAATACGGACCGGTGA
- a CDS encoding ABC transporter substrate-binding protein — protein sequence MRKNSKGEESTSSNSSRSLRGRIGRRTFLGAAASTGTAALAGCSGGGSGDGSSSGGDGGDTATETSGAPKQGGTLQWGGAVPVQGLDPHIDTSAASKRVLENIYEEVVALQDDYSIEPHLATSFEQSEDNTLLTFELREGVTFHNGKEMTSADVLASYERVQNGDYLATGFFDFVEELRAPDDYTFEIQLTQPFAPFLAKMATAELSVMPAEKAEQDMVEEPIGTGPYKFESREIETSFTMVRNEDYWGASEEDGPFMDRIVKQEVPDASVRLQSFLSDEFDFINGVAPKDVSRVENASGVRLEQQFPKSLVYLGMNCDQEPFDNKDARLALDYAIDKEMVAEAALYGTGQTTASPAAPGSPWVHPDIGPRERDLDRVQEHLDAAGLSDGFSATFKIPQSYPAQVQAAEVIANNASEAGIDLDIQRITWNTWLSDVYNDRNFQATTSSYLALWYPDVSFYKFLHPDGAFFFTNWTNDEYNSLVEEARTIYDDDERADLYHQATEILHEERAGHLFLWWQPSLYGAADQYKGDIGAPDGSTLQFADNWLDR from the coding sequence ATGCGAAAGAATAGCAAGGGAGAAGAGTCGACTTCCAGCAACAGCTCACGGTCGCTTCGCGGTCGGATCGGCCGACGGACGTTCCTCGGTGCGGCGGCGTCGACGGGGACCGCTGCCCTCGCCGGCTGTTCCGGTGGCGGCTCCGGGGACGGCTCCAGCTCGGGCGGTGACGGTGGCGATACCGCGACCGAAACGAGCGGCGCTCCGAAACAGGGCGGAACGCTCCAGTGGGGCGGCGCAGTCCCGGTCCAGGGACTCGACCCCCACATCGACACCTCGGCGGCGTCGAAACGAGTCCTCGAAAACATCTACGAGGAAGTCGTTGCGCTGCAGGACGACTACTCCATCGAGCCCCACCTCGCGACCTCCTTCGAGCAGTCCGAAGACAACACGCTCCTGACGTTCGAGCTTCGCGAGGGTGTCACGTTCCACAACGGGAAGGAGATGACCTCCGCGGACGTTCTGGCCAGCTACGAGCGCGTCCAGAACGGTGACTACCTCGCGACGGGCTTTTTCGACTTCGTCGAGGAACTGCGTGCCCCCGACGACTACACCTTCGAGATCCAACTCACGCAGCCGTTCGCCCCCTTCCTGGCGAAGATGGCGACGGCGGAACTGTCGGTGATGCCTGCCGAGAAAGCCGAGCAGGACATGGTCGAGGAGCCGATCGGGACCGGCCCCTACAAGTTCGAGAGTCGGGAGATCGAGACCTCGTTCACGATGGTCCGCAACGAGGACTACTGGGGTGCTTCCGAGGAGGACGGCCCGTTCATGGACCGGATCGTCAAACAGGAAGTCCCCGACGCGAGCGTCCGCCTGCAGTCGTTCCTCTCCGACGAGTTCGACTTCATCAACGGCGTCGCACCGAAGGACGTCTCGCGGGTCGAGAACGCCTCGGGCGTCCGCCTGGAGCAGCAGTTCCCCAAGTCGCTGGTCTACCTCGGGATGAACTGCGACCAGGAACCGTTCGACAACAAGGACGCCCGCCTCGCACTGGACTACGCGATCGACAAGGAGATGGTCGCGGAGGCCGCGCTGTACGGCACGGGACAGACGACCGCGTCGCCGGCCGCACCCGGCAGCCCGTGGGTCCACCCTGACATCGGCCCCCGAGAGCGGGACCTCGACCGCGTCCAGGAGCACCTCGACGCGGCGGGCCTCTCGGACGGTTTCTCGGCGACCTTCAAGATCCCGCAGTCGTATCCGGCCCAGGTGCAGGCGGCGGAGGTCATCGCGAACAACGCCTCCGAGGCCGGGATCGACCTCGACATCCAGCGGATCACGTGGAACACCTGGCTCTCGGACGTCTACAACGACCGGAACTTCCAGGCGACGACCAGTTCCTACCTCGCGCTGTGGTACCCCGACGTGTCGTTCTACAAGTTCCTCCACCCCGACGGGGCGTTCTTCTTCACCAACTGGACCAACGACGAGTACAACTCGCTGGTCGAGGAGGCCCGGACGATCTACGACGACGACGAACGCGCCGACCTCTACCACCAGGCGACCGAGATCCTCCACGAGGAGCGGGCCGGCCACCTCTTCCTGTGGTGGCAGCCCAGCCTCTACGGGGCCGCCGACCAGTACAAGGGCGACATCGGCGCGCCGGACGGCTCGACGCTCCAGTTCGCCGACAACTGGCTCGACCGCTGA
- a CDS encoding molybdopterin molybdotransferase MoeA gives MGDETRELIHRTDAVDRVVAVRDRTFTTRPTETVALDRIGGRVLATALTATTDLPPFDYATMDGYAFDATDAYPLDIVEADVYPEDDPPALDDGSAIEIATGAPLPAEANAVLKYEAATVDGDRLRGPPLEPGTATYRRGSNVEAGTRVFERGERLGPKDAVFLRDLGHETVEVFEPLSVGVLATGSEIHEGTQSDLDSPMLQGLVRSWGHEATFEGTVPDEFERVKAAIRRLAEEHDVVLTTGGTSVGPKDYVVRALDDLGTVQFHGVRLRPGKPLALASLPDAVAFAIPGKPIGAHTVASLVVRPFFTGRQDLPTVRRPIAREIELGPDGFEYAIPVVLSDGEAMPLGHVDSPLKVYEREFDPSVLSSSTRATRADGFVLTDSALAAGQDVAVVPYAAIQ, from the coding sequence ATGGGAGACGAAACCCGGGAATTGATCCACCGAACCGACGCCGTCGATCGTGTGGTGGCTGTCCGTGACCGCACGTTCACCACCCGTCCGACTGAGACGGTCGCACTCGACAGGATCGGCGGTCGGGTCCTCGCGACAGCACTCACGGCGACGACGGACCTCCCGCCGTTCGACTACGCGACCATGGACGGATACGCGTTCGATGCGACCGACGCCTACCCGCTGGATATCGTTGAGGCGGACGTGTATCCCGAGGACGACCCGCCTGCACTCGACGACGGATCGGCGATCGAAATCGCCACGGGCGCGCCCCTGCCAGCGGAGGCAAACGCCGTGCTCAAATACGAGGCGGCGACCGTCGACGGCGACCGGCTTCGAGGACCGCCGCTCGAACCCGGCACTGCCACGTACAGGCGGGGGAGCAACGTCGAGGCCGGCACGCGAGTGTTCGAGCGCGGCGAACGGCTCGGGCCGAAAGACGCCGTCTTCCTTCGGGACCTCGGTCACGAGACGGTCGAGGTGTTCGAGCCACTGTCGGTGGGCGTCCTCGCAACTGGTTCCGAGATCCACGAGGGCACGCAATCGGATCTCGACTCCCCGATGTTACAGGGACTCGTTCGATCCTGGGGCCACGAGGCGACGTTCGAGGGGACTGTCCCCGACGAGTTCGAACGGGTGAAAGCGGCGATACGCCGGCTGGCGGAGGAGCACGACGTCGTCCTAACGACGGGCGGGACGAGCGTCGGACCGAAAGATTACGTCGTGCGAGCGCTGGACGACCTCGGGACGGTCCAGTTTCACGGTGTCCGTCTCAGACCCGGCAAACCACTCGCACTCGCCTCACTCCCCGACGCCGTCGCCTTCGCGATCCCCGGGAAACCGATCGGTGCCCACACTGTCGCGTCACTCGTCGTGCGGCCGTTCTTCACCGGGAGACAGGACTTGCCGACAGTACGGCGCCCCATCGCTCGGGAGATCGAACTCGGCCCCGACGGGTTCGAGTACGCGATCCCGGTGGTGCTCTCGGACGGTGAGGCGATGCCGCTTGGCCACGTAGACTCCCCGCTGAAGGTGTACGAGCGGGAGTTCGACCCGAGCGTGCTGTCTTCGAGCACGCGTGCGACACGCGCAGACGGGTTCGTCCTGACCGATTCCGCACTGGCAGCCGGACAAGATGTCGCCGTGGTTCCCTACGCTGCCATCCAGTGA